Genomic DNA from Bernardetia sp.:
GTCGGAACAGCAAATACTTCTACCAATCAGCCGTCTGATGCAGCGATTGTAAATGTAAAAGGAACAGATAAAAATATTGTTATTTCGGTAGATTGTAATTCTCGTTATGTCAATGCTGACCCAGAACAAGGTACAATGATTGCCGTTTCAGAGGCTGCAAGGAACATTGTTTGTAGTGGTGGCGAGCCTGTCGCAATTACCAACTGTTTGAATTTTGGAAATCCGTATATTCCAGAAGTATATTGGCATTTTGTGGGAGCGATAAAAGGAATGAAAGCAGCGTGTGAAAAACTAGGTACGCCAGTAACAGGAGGAAACGTGAGTTTTTATAATCAGTCTTCTGATGAAGGTCCTGTTTTTCCAACTCCAACTATCGGAATGTTAGGACTTTTAGATAACATTGACCTTAAAATGACACTTGATTTTAAAACCGAAGGCGATATTATTTATCAACTAGGAACTTCAAGAAACGATATTTCTTCATCAGAATATCTTTATTCGTACCATAAATACAAGGCTTCTCCTGCTCCATATATCGATTTGGAAGAAGAGTCTAATCTACAACAAACTGTTTTAGAGCTTATCAAAAACAAACTTATTGTGTCTGCTCACGATGTTTCGGATGGTGGACTTTTCGTAACACTAACTGAATCTGCAATGGCTGCAAGTAAAGATTTAGGTTTCTCTGTCAAAACTACCTCTCATAAAGTTCGTAAAGATGCTTTTTGGTTCGGAGAAAGCCAAAGTAGAGTAGTCGTTTCGGTTGCTAAAGACAAAAAAGAAGAATTTGAAGCGATGCTAAGAGTAAAAAATGTAGATTTTTCAGAGCTTGGAAGTGTAGTTTCTGAAAAAGTTTGTCAAGTAGATGGAACGATTTGGCTCTCAGTAGAAGACGCAAGAGAAGAGTTTGAGGCTACTTTGCCAAAGTATTTGAATTAAAATATAGAATAGGCTTTAGCCTGCTGATTTAATAACTTACTGAAAAGGATACAGTTTTTTAGAATTCTGTGTCCTTTTTTGCTAAAACAAATTTACTGACTATGAATTACAAAGTGGAAATGGTAGAGCAGAGCGAACAAATAAAAAGGTTTTATCTTTTAAAGAATGAAAGTTATCTAACTTTTAATGAAGTGTTTGAATTATGGCAAGCAGATGACAATTTTATTACTTTCTATATAAATACTCTAATAAACTTTGATTACAAGGCTTTTCATTGGGAGCATCCCTGTTTGGAAGAACCTTTTTTGGATAAAAAATATGAATGTACAATAACAAAAAGTAAAAGACTAGAAGCAGCTTCTGTCAATGAAGAAGCATTCAAAGAACACATTTATACAAACGAATGTGTCATTGATTTTATGAATTTGGGCAAGAATGCAAGACTTATTATTCCCTCTAAAAAAACTGATAAAGAAGTGTATAATCACTTAGGAAAATTCATTAGGGCAGCTCCAAAAGAACAAATTATGGAAGTGTTCAAAAGAACTGGAAAGCTAGTAACAAAAGAAATTAAAGAAAATGGAAAAATTTGGCTCAATACGGCAGGTCTAGGAGTAATTTGGCTGCACATTAGACTAGATACAAAGCCTAAGTATTATAAAACAAGAAAATATAAAGACCCTAATTTTTTGAATACAATTGAATAATACACCTAAAGTCAATACTATATTTGACCTAATTGAATTAAGACCTGCAATGTATCTTGGAAAAAATAGCATTACGCTAATGGATGTTTTCTTGACGGGATATAATTTTGCTTGTTATTCTAATGACATAACACAACAAGAAACTTATCCTCTTTTTTGGTATTTTCATGAGTGGGCTATGGAAAAATATGGCTGGACAAGTTCGGTTGCAGGTTGGAAAAATATAATACTACAAGGAAATGAATACGATGAAGCAAAGGCTTTAACTGTATTTTTTGAAATGATAGACGACTTTAAAAAACTTCGTCCTATTTCTTGTGAGTATGTAGAGTTAAATGAAAGAAATCTGAAATTTCATTATTCAGACTTGTGTAAAACAAAAAGATATAATTTTAGCTCAAAAATTCATCTGCCAGTATATGAAGAGGCTGATGAGATATTAATAATAGAGCATTCTCATGACTTTGGTTATTCTATCTTTGTTACTCATCAAAACAGACTAATGGGCTATGATTGGAGGGAACGTTTTAAGAACTTGCAACAAGCTAAGTCACAGGTAAAACGTTTATTTAACACAAATGAAGAGCAATGGCAATTGTTTGAAGGAAATTTATTAGAAAAACTAAATGATATATTGAGATAAAACGTATTAATCTTCTAAAAAACAAAAAAAGCCATCCAAACTGGATAGCTTTTTTTATACTTACAAAATGAAAAGACTAATATTTTTATTGTCCTTGCCCTAGAGAGTAACCACGTTCTCCGTCGAAAGTACAAAGATTTTCTGTTTTGATGATGTCAAAACCTGCTTTATCTACTACATTCATCAGAGAAATAATATCTGAATTTTTGACAGGAGCTTCGCCATCTTTTTGGAAACGACAACGCCAGTGGTCTGTACAGAATGTTTCTTCAAAACCATTAGGATACACTTTCAAACCACGATTAGTAACCATTTTGAGTTTCAAACCTTCATACTCACATTTTACAAGCGCATCACCT
This window encodes:
- a CDS encoding DUF6940 family protein; its protein translation is MNYKVEMVEQSEQIKRFYLLKNESYLTFNEVFELWQADDNFITFYINTLINFDYKAFHWEHPCLEEPFLDKKYECTITKSKRLEAASVNEEAFKEHIYTNECVIDFMNLGKNARLIIPSKKTDKEVYNHLGKFIRAAPKEQIMEVFKRTGKLVTKEIKENGKIWLNTAGLGVIWLHIRLDTKPKYYKTRKYKDPNFLNTIE